Below is a genomic region from Neurospora crassa OR74A linkage group VII, whole genome shotgun sequence.
TCATTGTGCTTTTGTCAGTAACCATACCTGAATGTCGGTAACCCCAAGGCGCAAAGCGCTTAGTCTACGCCATACGGAAGTGTAGGGTACGAGTTGAGACATCAACATACCAGGTCCAACTCTGCAAGTTGCAGACATTGTCCTTCACCCAGATCAGATGCGCATATGGcggacagacagacagaaaGACAGACAAcccaacctacctctaacaaATATGTATGCAACGCCATGCTTACACGTACACCGAACCACTGGGTCTTCTCATCGTCATGGCTAGTGGTCACTGGTCTCTTCATCGGATCAGAATTGGTAATGACAACCGTCTCTGGTCCGGAAGGCCTGACATTGCCCGCCCCTTGCCAATTCCAACAACCGTCAACATACGCTGCCTAAGTGGAAGAGTCGTCCCCAAACATCAGAACATATCATGATACCATTCCGGGACTCCTCAGCCACGCTAGGTCAAGTCAATAGTTTTCGTGCGGCGTGAtctatcttttcttttctcttacacacacacacactcacacacacacacgtgGACGATCGATACAACCCGATTCTCTTGTTCCCTTCGGCTTAAGGCgatggtaggtacctatcacCGAGGGCTTCCAACAGCAGTAAAACTGTTAGTCAGTAAATATACCGCAAACAGAAACTATCAGAAGGACATCCACTCACCACCAACTTATTGACACCAATCGCAACTCCcatgccttcttcttcttcttctcgtcaaCAAAGGTACTCACACACTTCTGACTGGTCTCCATTCCGGTCGGGCGACTGACCCCTTCGCTGCCTTCTGTTATTTCAATACACATGACCATTGAAAGTAAAAAGTCGGCTGTGGCGTCTCGCCCTactacacacacacacacatcttacctctacttagctgtacctacctattcttcGAGTTACTGTCAGCCACGAGATCTCAGCTCACCCCGTCCACCTCATCTTCACGCGCGACTGAGCGTGCGAAGCGAAGCGAGCCGGACTTTCACCCACCACCATGAACCGAGCTGTctgctaggtacctagtggAAATCTGTTTGGTGTATGCTTTATTTTGTTGTTCCCACGATACCTGGAGGCTTGATATTCAGCGCTGGGAAGCATGTTCACATGCAAACATATCGCCAATATTTACGTACCAATCGATGCAGAAGCATGTCCCCTTTAGGATTCATAGCTAGGGTTTACAGCTCGCTTGGTGGTGGGGCTTCCAGCTACGGTAACACCGTGAGGTAAGTGCATTCCATCCCGAGATGATTCATCGCCGAATCTCACAAGACGACACCATACGACATACCTTCAAGGGTCATCGATATACGGATAACGACGAACTGCTTTCTCGATTCTTCTCACCTTCCTTTCTCTCGTCGGCGTGCCGTCTGAAACCAGATTCATCTATCCCGATCACAATGGCAATGTTACCTATCCAGCATCGTCTGTAAGTGTTAGTGTACAGCGTCGTTCTTACACACTGATGGTGTTCAGATTCCTCTCTCACGCTTCCCTCGATCACCACGGTGAGAAGACGTAATATCTTAAAGTCGAAGTTTCGGCGATATATCAGCAGTTCAACCAGTTCACAAGGAACAACTGCCGTTAATGTTTGATGCCGCCGGCGTGCCGCCGCTGTCAAGTGTCAGTCATCCGCATCCGTGAACAGGGGCGATATTGTAAGCAAGCAAGTCTCATGGCCTCACGGTGGCCTCGGCAGTGCTGAAGGTGAATCACCATTCCCAGCTCAGCTTCCAACATCCCGAAAGATTCCACAGTCCTGTCAGTGAGATGTAAAAAACGGCGAAGTAATCATGCCAGACGGTTGCCTGGGCACAGTACAAGCACAGCAAAGTATAGCAAGCTGTCAggaaccatccatccacccacACACATCCATACATCCAATATCAAGTCCCATTtcggaaaagaaaaagagactcAGACGAGTCAGCTCAGCCTCACCGATACGAAGGGACCTGGTACTCCACGAGGCACGAGGTGGTAAGCCGCCATCTACTTTGCGATTCGATGACCACCAAGACCTCTGGCTGCCCCACAGCGCCTCAACAtgcaagggcaagaaggcaGGTACTCATCTGCTTGTTCAACGTGTATAAAGTGGTTGGAGATCTCTCCATTCCTGGTGTCTTTCGATTCGTTCTTCATCATTGTATCAGGTCAACATCTCCAGACTCGGAGGTGAAGTCGAAACCTTCACATACCTTTCTTTTGGAATTTATAGTCCCTCGTCCCTTCCTCAATCACTCATCTCACGTCAATTTAAGCCCCCGCTGAGTTCCTTCATCACTTACACTCGCGGAAatcttcttcatcaccatGAAATTCTTGGGCATTGCCGCCCTCGTTGCGGGCCTTCTTGCCCCTTCACTTGTTCTCGGTGCTCCTGCACCTGGCACCGAGGGAGTGAATCTCCTCACTCCCGTTGATAAGAGACAGGACTCCCAAGCCGAACGTTATGGAGGTGGCGGAGGGGGTGGTTGCAACTCCCCGACCAACCGGCAGTGTTGGTCTCCAGGattcaacatcaacaccgacTATGAACTCGGAACTCCTAATACCGGCAAGACCAGACGGGTAAGTAAAGGCTCCATATTATCGGTGCAGAGATCGAAATGACTGACACACACCTAGTACAAGCTCACCCTCACCGAGACTGATAACTGGATTGGCCCTGATGGTGTCATAAAGGACAAGGTCATGATGGTCAACGACAAGATCATTGGACCTACCATTCAGGCTGATTGGGGCGACTATATTGAGATCACCGTCATCAACAAACTGAAGTCGAATGGCACCTCGATCCACTGGCACGGCATGCACCAGCGCAACTCTAACATCCAGGACGGCGTCAACGGCGTGACCGAGTGCCCCATCCCACCCAGAGGCGGCAGCAAAGTGTACCGCTGGCGGGCCACCCAGTACGGGACGTCGTGGTACCACTCGCATTTCTCAGCGCAGTACGGCAATGGCATTGTTGGGCCCATTGTCATCAACGGACCGGCCTCGGCCAACTACGACGTCGACCTCGGCCCTTTCCCGCTCACGGACTACTATTACGACACCGCTGACCGTCTCGTGCTGCTCACACAGCATGCCGGCCCTCCGCCGAGCAATAATGTGCTCTTCAACGGCTTCGCCAAGCATCCGACCACAGGCGCTGGCCAGTATGCCACCGTGTCGCTCACCAAGGGTAAGAAGCATCGGCTGCGGCTCATCAACACCTCGGTCGAGAATCACTTCCAACTGTCGCTGGTGAATCACTCCATGACCATCATCTCGGCGGATCTGGTTCCCGTACAGCCCTACAAGGTCGACAGCCTGTTCCTCGGCGTCGGTCAGCGCTACGATGTCATCATCGACGCCAACCAGGCCGTTGGAAACTACTGGTTCAATGTGACGTTTGGTGGGAGCAAGCTGTGCGGTGATTCGGACAACCACTACCCGGCCGCCATTTTCCGGTACCAGGGCGCGCCGAAGGCACTGCCGACCAACCAGGGCGTTGCGCCGGTCGACCACCAATGCCTGGACCTCAACGACCTGAAGCCCGTCCTGCAGCGCAGCCTGAACACCAACAGCATCGCACTCAACACTGGCAACACGATCCCCATCACGCTCGACGGGTTCGTCTGGCGGGTCAATGGAAcggccatcaacatcaactgGAACAAGCCGGTGCTGGAGTACGTGCTGACGGGCAACACCAACTACTCGCAGTCCGACAACATTGTGCAGGTCGAGGGCGTCAACCAATGGAAGTACTGGCTCATCGAGAACGACCCCGACGGTGCCTTTAGCCTGCCGCATCCCATCCACCTGCACGGCCACGACTTTCTCATCCTCGGTCGGTCGCCCGACGTGACCGCCATCAGCCAGACGCG
It encodes:
- the lacc gene encoding laccase → MKFLGIAALVAGLLAPSLVLGAPAPGTEGVNLLTPVDKRQDSQAERYGGGGGGGCNSPTNRQCWSPGFNINTDYELGTPNTGKTRRYKLTLTETDNWIGPDGVIKDKVMMVNDKIIGPTIQADWGDYIEITVINKLKSNGTSIHWHGMHQRNSNIQDGVNGVTECPIPPRGGSKVYRWRATQYGTSWYHSHFSAQYGNGIVGPIVINGPASANYDVDLGPFPLTDYYYDTADRLVLLTQHAGPPPSNNVLFNGFAKHPTTGAGQYATVSLTKGKKHRLRLINTSVENHFQLSLVNHSMTIISADLVPVQPYKVDSLFLGVGQRYDVIIDANQAVGNYWFNVTFGGSKLCGDSDNHYPAAIFRYQGAPKALPTNQGVAPVDHQCLDLNDLKPVLQRSLNTNSIALNTGNTIPITLDGFVWRVNGTAININWNKPVLEYVLTGNTNYSQSDNIVQVEGVNQWKYWLIENDPDGAFSLPHPIHLHGHDFLILGRSPDVTAISQTRYVFDPAVDMARLNGNNPTRRDTAMLPAKGWLLIAFRTDNPGSWLMHCHIAWHVSGGLSNQFLERAQDLRNSISPADKKAFNDNCDAWRAYFPDNAPFPKDDSGLRSGVKAREVKMKW